In the genome of Microbacterium endophyticum, one region contains:
- a CDS encoding TIGR00341 family protein — MSSLSQFLLPDSQRQSVDDVRDALDLTRGDAVGKRSGFLIMLILSGVIAVAGVLADSTATVIGAMIVAPLGTPILGIGLALVVGRRSLLVRSILWVLASVVIVVFIGYGLSIILPHGSSLSTNSQITGRTSPQLVDLLAAMATGTAGAFAMCRRDLSAILPGVAIAISLVPPLGVVGVCAGQGDWDSALGALILFLSNVISLVIAGSIVFTLAGYSRAAGSSRTANRKRAYAVVAVLSTVIVVPLALNTTVTVVLTGWTQNIEASATEWLSEVDGARVGGVKWTGLEATVRVATPDGTVPATSLLETELESALPEFVDVVVEVGVEATYRVSSRGAGAAPLK, encoded by the coding sequence ATGTCTTCGCTGTCGCAGTTTCTTCTGCCCGACTCACAGCGGCAGAGCGTCGATGACGTGCGAGACGCGCTCGACCTCACCCGCGGCGACGCCGTCGGCAAACGCAGCGGATTCCTCATCATGCTCATTCTGTCGGGCGTTATCGCCGTCGCCGGCGTGCTTGCCGACTCAACGGCGACAGTGATCGGCGCGATGATCGTCGCACCTCTCGGTACCCCGATTCTCGGCATTGGCCTCGCCCTCGTCGTGGGCCGGAGAAGCCTCCTGGTGCGCTCGATTTTGTGGGTGCTCGCCAGCGTCGTGATCGTCGTGTTCATCGGCTATGGGCTCTCGATCATCCTGCCGCACGGCTCTTCGCTGTCGACGAACTCGCAAATTACCGGTCGAACGTCTCCGCAACTAGTCGACCTCCTGGCGGCGATGGCGACGGGCACGGCGGGCGCTTTCGCAATGTGTCGCCGCGATCTGAGCGCGATCCTGCCCGGAGTCGCGATTGCGATCTCACTCGTGCCGCCGCTTGGGGTTGTGGGGGTGTGCGCGGGGCAGGGCGACTGGGACAGTGCGCTCGGTGCCCTCATTCTCTTTTTGTCGAACGTGATTTCTCTCGTGATCGCCGGGAGTATCGTCTTCACTCTTGCGGGGTATTCACGCGCGGCGGGCTCATCGCGCACCGCCAACCGCAAACGGGCGTACGCGGTGGTCGCTGTGCTTTCCACAGTGATCGTCGTTCCACTCGCACTGAACACCACGGTCACGGTGGTGCTGACCGGATGGACGCAAAATATCGAGGCGTCAGCGACCGAGTGGCTCAGCGAAGTCGACGGGGCACGTGTGGGCGGAGTGAAGTGGACGGGCCTTGAAGCGACAGTTCGGGTCGCGACTCCAGACGGCACGGTACCGGCGACTAGCCTGCTCGAAACCGAGTTGGAGAGCGCTCTGCCGGAGTTCGTCGACGTCGTAGTAGAGGTAGGCGTCGAAGCGACATACCGCGTGAGCTCGCGCGGCGCAGGTGCTGCCCCTCTTAAGTGA
- a CDS encoding MFS transporter — MASYRDLLRTPGVGRIIAAQLTARFPNGMTSLAILLHIEHVTGSYGSAGLVLAATSVGQAISGPVTSRWMGLWGMRKVLTLTTVLCAIAITTLALVEMVLPAYMALGLIAGLTTPPIQSAARTIYPKLVNSRQLSPLYSLDASLQEIIWILAPVLITFVATQAGTVPALLLIAAILVGGGSWFILSPEVGRVRIPRSRRKLGRVLAKPPVLMATAVGFLLIGACAAVEAGVVAEFDEGGLEAGLILAVFGIGSLAGGLGMGHRPISPWSMARRLLIVTIGLATTMFALNAWWLGGSLLVAGIGIAPALAVIFAMTSASVKFSETAEAYGWIGTGQLIGAAAGSAVAGFLVDGIGHVGAYAAAFGFMFVGLIVSIVFVRAFPDLRHRDPSPIPDTEPVETIT, encoded by the coding sequence ATGGCCAGCTACCGCGACCTTCTGCGCACCCCCGGCGTCGGGCGTATCATCGCGGCACAGTTGACCGCACGTTTTCCCAACGGAATGACGAGCCTCGCCATCCTGCTCCATATCGAGCACGTCACAGGTTCTTACGGTTCGGCGGGTCTCGTGCTTGCCGCGACATCGGTAGGCCAGGCGATCTCTGGACCCGTCACGAGTCGATGGATGGGCCTGTGGGGCATGCGCAAAGTGCTCACCCTCACGACGGTGCTGTGTGCCATAGCGATCACGACACTCGCCCTGGTGGAAATGGTTCTTCCCGCCTACATGGCGCTCGGACTCATCGCCGGCCTCACCACCCCGCCGATTCAATCGGCTGCCCGAACGATCTACCCCAAGCTCGTGAACTCACGGCAACTGTCTCCGCTGTATTCACTCGATGCGTCACTGCAAGAGATCATTTGGATTCTGGCGCCAGTGCTCATCACTTTTGTGGCAACACAGGCCGGCACGGTGCCGGCGCTCCTGCTGATCGCTGCGATCCTCGTCGGCGGCGGGTCCTGGTTCATCCTGTCCCCCGAAGTCGGCCGTGTTCGCATCCCTCGCAGTCGCCGCAAACTCGGCCGCGTTCTCGCGAAGCCGCCGGTGCTCATGGCAACCGCTGTCGGCTTCCTTCTCATCGGGGCGTGTGCTGCGGTCGAGGCAGGAGTCGTCGCCGAGTTCGACGAGGGCGGCCTCGAGGCTGGCCTCATCCTCGCCGTCTTCGGTATCGGAAGCCTCGCGGGCGGTCTGGGCATGGGGCACCGCCCCATCAGCCCGTGGTCGATGGCACGGCGCCTTCTGATCGTCACGATCGGCCTTGCCACGACGATGTTCGCACTCAACGCGTGGTGGCTCGGTGGCTCTCTCCTGGTCGCCGGTATCGGCATCGCGCCAGCGCTCGCGGTGATCTTCGCGATGACCTCGGCGAGTGTGAAGTTCAGCGAAACAGCCGAAGCTTACGGTTGGATCGGCACCGGTCAGCTCATCGGCGCTGCGGCAGGATCGGCCGTCGCTGGGTTCCTCGTTGACGGCATCGGTCACGTCGGCGCATACGCTGCCGCCTTCGGCTTCATGTTCGTGGGGCTCATCGTCAGCATCGTGTTCGTACGCGCCTTTCCCGACTTGCGCCACCGTGATCCGAGCCCGATACCCGATACCGAGCCGGTCGAAACAATCACTTAA